From Bacteroidota bacterium, the proteins below share one genomic window:
- a CDS encoding cation-translocating P-type ATPase, whose product MERKQHHAHPINKLFAELKSDKEKGLSNTEAEKRLVEFGGNIIQSEKGKHPLKIVLAQFKNLMVYLLLFAAAMSFWFQEYLDAIAILLVILINAVIGFWMELQAQRSMNALRKLASVPAKVFRDGKLIEISSEEVVPGDVLFLEAGDMITADARIIQATQLSVNEASLTGEAMPVEKQDNELQEETPLAERSNMLHKGTYVTNGNAKALVTATGMQTELGKIAHLVKSAGQSATPLEQKLKVFSHKLIYITVALVVLIFVVGLFTHGDYVEMLETAIALAVAAIPEGLPIVATLALAQGMMKMAKHKVIVKKLAAVETLGGTTVICTDKTGTLTQNKIEVSDVVPTDTHSEENKKLLLHIGVLCNTASIEANNNGFKEIGDPLETGLLKYAYKQNIIKRNLEQQFQKLNEAPFSSETKMMATLHKTQNGFIVFAKGATEELLNSSSHIFSNSGNVELTEQVKKEWKERAYQLSASGLRIIAGTYKETEDESAPLLDNLTFAGLYCMIDPPAEDVFQAIQEAKEAGIKVVMITGDHPATANYIANELKIASVAETPLTGKEMQPYEQLSNSDKNLWANTSVFARVTPAQKLDLVAVLQEKGNIVGMTGDGVNDAPALKKADIGIAMGQRGTQVAQEVADMVLKDDAFSSIVHAIKQGRIIFKNIQEFVIYLLSCNMSELLVVSLAALSNLHFQLLPLQILFINLVTDVLPALALGVSEGNPYVMKHKPRNPAEPLLKTKQWYAVWFYAAVISVCTLGAVFISHLFIHTGTGFDPQQCNNILFFTLIFCQLFHVFNMASVNVSFFKSEVFRNKFVWYALIACLLIIGFAFFIPSVRTALNIQPLTAADWLVVLASSLFSLLVIQLLKRTNIIHDED is encoded by the coding sequence ATGGAAAGAAAGCAACATCATGCACACCCAATAAATAAACTTTTCGCTGAACTGAAAAGCGATAAGGAAAAAGGACTTTCAAATACGGAAGCCGAAAAACGACTTGTTGAATTTGGCGGCAATATCATTCAATCCGAAAAAGGAAAACATCCTTTGAAAATAGTATTGGCACAGTTCAAAAACCTGATGGTTTACCTGTTGCTTTTCGCTGCTGCAATGTCTTTTTGGTTTCAGGAATACTTAGATGCCATTGCAATTCTGTTGGTAATCCTTATCAATGCGGTTATTGGCTTTTGGATGGAGCTACAAGCGCAACGCTCCATGAATGCGCTTCGTAAATTAGCAAGCGTTCCTGCTAAAGTTTTCAGAGATGGGAAACTCATTGAAATATCATCAGAAGAAGTAGTTCCGGGCGATGTTTTGTTTTTGGAAGCAGGAGATATGATTACTGCCGATGCACGAATTATTCAGGCAACACAGCTTTCAGTAAACGAGGCATCGCTTACCGGAGAAGCCATGCCCGTTGAAAAACAAGACAATGAATTGCAAGAAGAAACTCCACTTGCAGAACGCTCCAATATGTTGCATAAAGGAACTTATGTTACTAATGGAAATGCCAAAGCATTGGTAACAGCAACGGGCATGCAAACGGAACTTGGGAAAATAGCCCATTTGGTAAAATCAGCCGGGCAATCAGCCACACCGCTTGAACAAAAATTAAAGGTATTCAGCCACAAACTTATTTACATCACAGTGGCTTTGGTAGTATTGATTTTTGTAGTGGGGCTTTTTACGCATGGTGATTATGTGGAAATGCTTGAAACCGCCATCGCACTTGCGGTAGCTGCTATTCCCGAAGGTTTGCCCATTGTAGCAACATTAGCATTGGCACAGGGCATGATGAAAATGGCAAAGCACAAAGTAATTGTAAAAAAACTGGCTGCCGTTGAAACGCTTGGCGGAACTACTGTTATCTGCACTGATAAAACTGGAACGCTTACACAAAACAAAATTGAAGTATCAGATGTAGTTCCAACGGATACCCATTCAGAAGAAAACAAAAAACTTTTGTTACACATAGGAGTTCTTTGCAACACAGCAAGCATTGAAGCCAACAATAACGGGTTCAAAGAAATTGGCGACCCATTAGAAACTGGCTTATTGAAATATGCCTACAAACAAAATATCATCAAGCGCAATTTAGAACAACAATTCCAGAAACTGAATGAAGCACCGTTTTCATCCGAAACAAAAATGATGGCAACGTTGCATAAAACACAAAATGGGTTTATTGTATTTGCCAAAGGCGCTACCGAAGAATTACTCAATTCCTCCTCTCATATTTTCAGCAATAGCGGAAATGTTGAATTGACCGAACAAGTCAAAAAAGAATGGAAAGAAAGAGCATATCAGCTCTCAGCATCCGGTTTACGCATTATTGCAGGAACATACAAAGAAACAGAAGATGAAAGTGCTCCATTACTTGACAACCTCACATTTGCGGGTTTGTATTGCATGATTGACCCTCCCGCAGAAGATGTATTTCAGGCAATTCAGGAAGCCAAAGAAGCAGGAATTAAAGTAGTGATGATTACAGGCGACCACCCTGCCACAGCTAACTACATTGCTAATGAATTAAAAATTGCTTCCGTTGCCGAAACTCCGCTCACGGGAAAAGAAATGCAACCCTATGAACAATTATCTAACTCCGATAAAAACCTATGGGCAAACACTTCTGTTTTCGCACGGGTTACACCTGCTCAAAAATTAGATTTAGTAGCAGTATTGCAGGAAAAAGGCAATATCGTTGGCATGACGGGCGATGGTGTAAACGATGCTCCCGCGCTGAAAAAAGCGGACATAGGCATTGCTATGGGGCAACGGGGAACACAAGTGGCACAGGAAGTTGCCGACATGGTATTGAAAGACGATGCCTTTTCATCCATTGTGCATGCCATTAAACAAGGACGGATTATTTTCAAAAACATACAAGAGTTTGTTATTTACTTGCTTTCCTGCAACATGAGCGAGTTGTTGGTAGTTTCCCTTGCCGCTTTATCTAATCTGCATTTTCAACTGTTGCCTCTGCAAATTCTGTTCATCAATTTGGTAACCGATGTATTACCTGCTCTTGCATTGGGCGTTAGCGAAGGAAATCCTTATGTAATGAAACACAAGCCCCGAAATCCTGCCGAACCCTTGTTGAAAACAAAACAATGGTATGCCGTATGGTTCTACGCAGCAGTAATTTCCGTTTGCACTTTGGGAGCAGTATTCATCAGTCATTTATTTATTCATACCGGAACTGGGTTTGACCCGCAACAATGCAACAACATTTTGTTTTTCACACTCATTTTCTGCCAGTTGTTTCATGTGTTCAACATGGCTTCTGTTAATGTTTCCTTCTTTAAATCAGAAGTATTCAGAAACAAATTTGTTTGGTATGCACTTATTGCCTGCCTATTAATTATTGGTTTCGCCTTTTTTATTCCATCGGTGCGCACTGCTTTAAATATTCAACCGCTCACAGCAGCAGATTGGCTGGTGGTTTTGGCTTCATCTCTTTTTTCCTTATTGGTTATTCAATTATTAAAACGCACAAACATTATTCACGATGAAGACTAA
- a CDS encoding MBL fold metallo-hydrolase, translated as MNNKIQIHFLGAAGTVTGSKHLISAFGKNILIDCGLFQGLKELRLLNWKPLAFPAKKIDVVLLTHGHLDHTGYLPRLVKEGFSGAIIGTSPTLQIAEIILKDSAKIQEEDAIRANKHHYSIHSPALPLYNLDDVEKTLPFFQGASLNEWTNIDENIRYRFRYNGHILGATFIELQVGKKTLVFSGDIGRINDPLLFPPEKPEKADILFIEATYGNRIHPSRTAQDTLGEVINNCISRKGTIIIPSFSVERTQLLMYLFWQLKKTGRIPRIPIYMDSPMGRNVLEVFHKNTEWHKLSLDECAEMCDEIKRVKSVDETFALAENTEPKIIIAGSGMAAGGRVLTYFTKYLGDRNATILLVGFQAEGTRGRALLEGAKEIKLYGKYFKVNAHVENIEGLSGHADQNELISWLSNIKQSPENIFIVHAEKEGAEALRLKINDIYQWQVDIPRLNDTLEIELN; from the coding sequence ATGAATAATAAAATTCAAATCCATTTCCTCGGAGCAGCCGGAACAGTAACCGGCTCCAAGCATCTTATATCCGCTTTTGGCAAAAATATTTTAATTGACTGCGGGTTATTTCAGGGCTTAAAAGAGTTGCGGCTGCTGAACTGGAAACCGCTTGCATTTCCGGCAAAAAAAATAGATGTGGTATTGCTCACTCATGGACATTTAGACCACACAGGTTATTTGCCGCGATTAGTAAAAGAAGGATTTTCCGGTGCAATTATTGGCACATCTCCAACCTTGCAAATAGCCGAAATCATTTTAAAAGACAGCGCAAAAATTCAGGAAGAAGATGCCATACGAGCCAATAAGCATCACTACTCTATACACAGCCCCGCATTGCCTTTGTATAACCTTGATGATGTGGAGAAAACGCTCCCCTTTTTTCAAGGAGCATCATTAAACGAGTGGACAAATATTGATGAGAATATACGTTATCGTTTCCGATACAACGGGCATATTCTGGGAGCTACATTTATTGAACTTCAAGTTGGCAAAAAGACATTGGTTTTTTCCGGTGATATAGGAAGGATTAACGACCCCTTGCTTTTCCCGCCTGAAAAACCCGAAAAAGCGGATATTCTTTTCATTGAAGCTACTTATGGCAATCGTATTCACCCTTCACGCACTGCTCAAGATACTTTGGGAGAAGTGATTAACAACTGTATTTCCCGAAAGGGCACCATCATTATTCCCAGTTTTTCGGTAGAGAGAACCCAGTTGCTCATGTATCTTTTCTGGCAATTAAAAAAAACAGGAAGAATTCCCCGTATTCCAATTTACATGGATAGCCCGATGGGAAGGAATGTGTTGGAAGTATTTCATAAGAATACTGAATGGCATAAGCTGTCATTGGATGAATGTGCCGAAATGTGTGATGAAATAAAGCGCGTGAAGTCAGTAGATGAAACCTTCGCCCTTGCAGAGAATACAGAACCCAAAATTATCATTGCGGGTAGCGGCATGGCGGCTGGAGGAAGGGTGCTGACCTATTTTACCAAATATTTAGGCGATAGAAATGCAACCATTCTTTTAGTCGGCTTTCAGGCGGAAGGAACACGGGGCAGGGCATTGCTGGAAGGCGCAAAAGAAATAAAACTCTATGGCAAATATTTTAAAGTAAACGCCCACGTTGAAAACATTGAAGGGCTGTCTGGTCATGCCGACCAAAACGAACTAATCAGTTGGTTGAGCAACATCAAACAATCTCCTGAAAATATTTTCATTGTCCATGCCGAAAAAGAAGGTGCAGAAGCGTTACGCTTAAAAATTAACGACATCTATCAGTGGCAAGTTGATATTCCTCGGCTGAACGACACGCTTGAAATTGAACTCAACTAA
- a CDS encoding ATP-binding protein, translated as MLKHKEIITNWCVITGGPCTGKTTVVELLAQRGYKTTIEHARHYIDTQKNQGRTVEEIRENKKEFQLGVLNMQIEEEGTLDVNELVFLDRALPDAMAYYQFLELEYDTRLIEQCNKYCYKKVFILDRLPLVNDYARREDEAEQIRIHNLIISVYETYPCPIVHVPVLPPNERVDFILKNI; from the coding sequence ATGCTTAAACACAAAGAAATCATAACTAACTGGTGTGTCATTACCGGAGGACCTTGCACAGGCAAAACAACCGTAGTTGAACTGCTTGCCCAAAGGGGTTACAAAACTACTATTGAACATGCCCGGCATTACATTGACACTCAAAAAAATCAGGGTAGAACAGTTGAAGAAATAAGGGAAAATAAAAAGGAGTTTCAGTTAGGTGTTCTCAATATGCAGATTGAGGAAGAAGGAACATTAGATGTAAATGAATTGGTGTTTTTAGACCGTGCTTTGCCCGATGCAATGGCTTATTATCAATTTCTGGAATTGGAATATGACACTCGGTTAATTGAACAATGCAATAAATACTGTTATAAAAAAGTATTCATTTTAGACCGACTTCCCTTGGTAAACGATTACGCCCGAAGGGAAGATGAAGCAGAGCAAATACGAATTCATAATCTTATTATCAGCGTTTACGAAACATATCCTTGCCCGATTGTGCATGTGCCGGTTTTACCGCCAAATGAACGGGTTGATTTTATACTAAAAAACATTTAA